Part of the Thermus neutrinimicus genome is shown below.
TGCCTTGAAGAGGGATTCCGCCCGTTCCCCTGGGGTCTGGGCCAACGCCAAACCCAGCCCGAGGAGAAGGGTAAGGGTTTTGGAAAAAGGTTTCGTCATAAGGGCCTCCAAACCCGTCGTTGCTCTAAGCATAGCACAGCTCCAGGGGAGGGGTCTTTGTTATCCTAAGGACGTGGGTCCTCCTGGCAAGGCCCTGGACCTGGATGCCCCCCGGGTCCTGGTGCTGAACGCCGCCTACGAGGTATTGGGGCTTGCCAGCATCAAGCGAAGCGTCCTCCTGGTGCTTTCCGGAGGGGCCGAGATGCTCTCGGAAAGCGGGCGCTACCTGCACACCCCTTCCACCCGGATTCCCGTCCCCAGCGTCATCCGCTTGAAGCGCTTGGTGCGGCGGGGGCCAAGCCGCATCCCCCTGAACCGCCGCAACATCCTGAGGCGGGACCGCTACACCTGCCAGTACTGCGGCCGGCAAGGAGGAGAGCTCACCGTGGACCACGTGCTTCCCCGAAGCCGGGGTGGCCAAAGCACCTGGGAAAACCTGGTGGCCGCCTGCCGCCCCTGCAACCTGAAAAAGGGGGACCGCACCCCCGAGGAGGCGGGGATGCGCCTACTAAAGCCCCCTCGGGCGCCCAAGGCGCCCCTTTTTCTTTCCGACCTCAAGGAGGTACCCGAGGACTGGCAACCCTACCTCCAGGCCTGGCTGCCCTGAGGACAAAGCCCCTAGCGCCGCACCGTGAGGAGCACCGCCCAAAGCACCATGCCTGCCCCCAAGTAGGCCCAGGGGGAAAGCACCTCCCTAAAGAAGAGGAAAGCGAACAGGTTGGCCACCACGGGCTCGAGGGTGGCCACCACGCTGGCCCGGGTGGCAGGAAGGCGTTTGAGCCCCGCATAGTACGCCAAATAGGCACCGTAGGTGGAAAATATGCCCAAAAAGACCAAGGCCCCCATGGCCCTTGGGCTTAAGGGAGTAAGCTCCACCCAGGGCAGAAGCCCCAAGGCCCCCACGGGCAGGGCGTAGAGGAAGAGGGTGGGGGTGGCGTAGCGGGGAAGGTAAAGCTTGCCGAAGATGTAGTAAAGGGCATAGGTGAACCCGGAAAGGAGTCCAAAGAAAAGGGCCAGGGACAAGACCCTTACCCCACTTCCTCCCCCCATGCCCATGAGCCCTACCCCCAGAAGGGTCAGGGCCACCGCCAAAAGGCCGGTGCGGTCCAGGGGCTCCTTTAGGATGACTAGGGAAAGCAGGGCCACCCAGGCCGGGGCCGTATAGAGGAGGACCGAGGCCAAGGCCGCCCCCCCGTGGACCACCGAAAGCTGGTAGGAACCGTAGAAGAGGGAAACCCCCACCAAGCCGAAGAGAAGGAGGGGCAAGATATCCCGCCCCTCCACCCTAACCTGGCGCAGGAAAAGGGCGTGCAGGCCGAAGAACACCCAGGCAATGGCCGCCCGGAAAAAGGCCACGGAAAGCGGGGTGAGCCCCTCCTCAAAGGCCAGGCGGCTTATGGGGCCGATGAGCCCCCAAAGGAAGGCGGCCAGGAGCAGATAGGGGTAGCCCATGGGGAAGAGTGTATAATCCCCCCAGTGTCCTATGGAGGCCTTATGAGCGCGCGCACCCTCTTTGTCCTCCTCGTCCTCCTTCTCTTGGTCCTTTTCTCCTGGCTCAACTGGGGGGAGATCACCAAGCCCACCTCCCTCTCCCTGGGCCTCACCCGGGTGGAGGCCCCCTTGGGCCTGGTGTTGGTGGTGGCCCTGGGGGTGGTTTCCCTCCTCTACCTCATCTTCACCATCGGCCTGGAAACCGCAGCCCTTTTGGAGGTGAGGCGTTACGCCCGGGAGCTTCTCCACTACAAGAAGCTGGCCGAGGAGGCGGAGCAAAGCCGCTACACCGAGCTCAGGAGCTACCTGGAAGCAGAGTTCAAGCGCCTGGCGGAGGCGGAAAGGGAGGAGATCCGGGCCCTCGAGGCCCGCGTGGCGGAAACCCTGGAAAAGCACGGGAACACCCTGGCCGCCTACATCGGCGAGCTGGAGGACCAGCTCCTAAGGCTCCTTCAGGGGCAAGGAGGGGAGAAGGCGTAAGCGCCGGCACCCCCTCCTGGGGCCCGGCGCTTACGGGCATCCTTCTCCCTTTTGGGGCGCTCCTACTCCACCAGCTCCACCAGGGCCAAGGGCGCCCCATCCCCCCGCCGGCGTTCCGCCAGCTTGAGGACCCGGGTATACCCCCCGGTGCGGTTCTGGTACCTGGGGGCAATCTCGTCGAAGAGCTTCCGCACCAGCTTCACGTCCTGCAGATCCCTCAGCACCAGGCGGCGGGCGTGCAGGTCCCCCCGCTTGGCCAGGTGGATGAGGTGGTCCACAAAGCCCGTGAGCTCCTTGGCCTTGGGCACGGTGGTGGTGATGCGGCCATGGAGAAGAAGGCTTTTGGCCTGGTTGCGGTAAAGGGCCAGGCGGTGGGAAGAGTGGCGGTTCAGCTTCCTTCCAGACTTCAGGTGGCGCATGGTCTCACTCCTTTAAGGCGAATCCCTTTTTGGCCAAAGCCTCGCGGATCTCCTCGAGGCTCCTCTCCCCGATGCCGGGGATGTTCTTCAGGTCCTTGAGGTTCAAGGCCAAAAGCGCCCGCACCGACTCGATCCCCTCCTCCTTGAGGCTGTGGAGAACCCGGGTGGAAAGCCCAAGCTCCTCCAAAGGCAGGTCCAGCTCCTCCTCCCCTCCCGCGCGCTCCACCGAAGCGGGTTCGGGGGCAGGCAGGGCGGTGGCCTGCGGGTTGGCGAAATAGGAGAGGTGCTCCTTGAGGATCTCCACCGCCTGGTTCAGGGCCTCCAAGGGGGTCACGGAGCCGTCCGTCCAGATCCTTAGGGTCAGCTTGTCCAGGTCGGTGCGCTGGCCAAGCCGGGTATCCTCCACCTGGAAGGCCACCCGGCGTACGGGGGAGAAGATGGCGTCCACGGGGATGGAGTTGATGCGGTCCTTGATCCCGTGGCGCTCGGCGGGCACATACCCCACACCCCGGTCCACCCGCACCTCCATGTAGAGCTTACCCCCCTCCTCCAAGGTAGCGATGGGAAGATCGGGGTTTAGGATCTCGGCATCGGGTGGCACGACAAAATCCCCCGCCCTGACCACCTTAGGGCCTTGGGCCTTTAGGACCAGGGTGGTGGTCTGCATCCTGGGGTCCAGGAAGCGCACCACCAGCTCCTTGAGGTTCAGGATGATCTCCACCACGTCCTCCTTGACCCCGGGAATGGTGGAGAACTCGTGGAGGACGTCCTCAATGTACACGCTGGTGACCGCGGTCCCGGGAATAGAGGAAAGGAGAATCCGCCTCAAGGGGTTGCCCAGGGTGACGCCGAATCCCCGCTCCAGGGGCTCCAAGACAAACTCCCCGTACTCCCGCCCCTGGGTGCGCACCGTGAAGACCGGGGCTTTCAGCTTGCTCTCTAACATAGACCTCCTTGCCGGCAACGCATGGGCCCGGCCAAGCCGGCCCCTTCAGGGCTACCTGGAGTAGAACTCCACCACCAGCTGCTCGTTCACGGGAAGCGCCAGGTCCTCCCGATCGGGCAGGCGCAGGAACTTACCCTTCATCCCCTCCACATCCAAGGAGAGCCAGGGACCCACCTTGCGGCCCTTCATGGCCTCGAGGTTCTCCCGGATGAAGGCCAGGTTGCGGCTACCCTCGGCGATGGCGATCTCATCCCCGGGCTTCACCTGGTAGGCGGGAAGGTCCACCCGGCGGCCGTTCACGGTGATGTGGCCGTGGCGCACCATCTGCCGCGCCTGGCGGCGGCTAGCGGCAAAGCCCAGCCGATAGACCACATTGTCCAAGCGGGACTCCAAAAGCCCCAGGAAGACGGTACCCGTAACCCCCCTCTTGCGGCTGGCTTCCTCAAAGAGGTTGCGGAACTGGGTTTCGGAGATCCCGTAGATGCGGCGGAGTTTCTGCTTCTCCCTCAGGCGCACCGCGTAGTCCGAAGGGCGGCGGGTGCGCTTCTGCCCGTGCTGCCCCGGAGGGTAGGGGCGGCGCTCCATGGCGCACTTGGGGCTATAGCAACGCTCCCCCTTCAGGTAGAGCTTGACTCCTTCCCGGCGGCAAAGACGGCAAACTGGACCAATGTAACGACCCATCTTCTCCTACTCCTTATGACGCCTTGCGGAACTTCTTCTTAGGCCGGCAGCCGTTGTGGGGCACAGGGGTGTCGTCCACGATGGACTTCACCTGCAAACCCGAGGCCTGAAGGGCCCGGATGGCCTGCTCCCGACCCGCCCCGGTGCCGCGCACGATAACGTCCACGCTCTGCATGCCGTAGGCCATGGCCTTCTTGGCCGCATCCATGGCCGCCAGCTGGGCCGCATACGGGGTGCCCTTGCGGCTCCCCTTGTAGCCGATGACCCCACCCGAGGACCAGGTGATGGGGTTGCCGTCCGGGTCGGTGATGGTGACGATGGTGTTGTTGTAGGAGGCGTGGATATACGCCTTCCCGCTGGCCACCTGTCGCTTGACTTTTTTCTTGGTCGCTTTTCTGGCCATACTCTCCCTCAGCTTTAGGAGTATCCACTGGCCCTAGAACTACTTCCTAGGCGCCTTCTTCTTACCCGCCACCGTCTTGCGGGGACCCTTGCGGGTACGGGCATTGGTGCGGGTGCGCTGCCCCCTCACCGGCAATCCGCGGCGGTGGCGGAGGCCCCGATAGCAGCCGATGTCCATGAGGCGCTTGATGTTGGCGGCCACCTCAGCCCTGAGCTCACCTTCCAGCTTCCAGGTGTTCTCCACGTACTCCCGAAGGCGCACCACCTCCGCCTCGGTGAGGTCCTTCACCCGGGTCGCCGGATTGATGCCCGTCTTCTCCAGAGCCTCCTTGGCCCGGGCCGGCCCCACCCCGTAGATGTAGGTGAGGGCCACATCCACCCGCTTGTTCCTAGGAATCTCCACACCTGCAATCCTCGCCACGTTCCCTCCTTACCCTTGCCGCTGCTTGTGCTTGGGGTTCTCGCAGATCACGTACACCCGACCGTGCCGGCGCACCACCTTGCACTTGTCGCACATCTTTTTAACCGATGCCCGTACCTTCATCTCGCCTCCTACTTCCTGTACACGATGCGGCCCCGCGTGGGGTCGTAGGGGGTAATCTCCACCACCACCCGGTCCCCAGGCAGGATGCGGATGTAGTGCATGCGCATCTTGCCCGAGATGTAGGCCAGAATCTCCGGTCCCGAGTCCAGCTTCACCCGAAAAGTGGTGTTGGGCAAGGCCTCGGTAACCACGCCTTCTGCCCGAATGGTGTCCTTCTCCTTCGCCATACCCCTCCTACCGCGCCCGCACCAGGGAAACCCCGGTGAGAAGCTCCGGGCCCTCCTCCGTCACCAAGACGGTGTTCTCGTAGTGGGCGGCGAGGTTGCCCGCTCCGGCGCTCGCCGTCCAGCCATCTTCCAATATTACCACAGAAGCCGGGCGCAAGGTGACCATGGGCTCGAGGGCCAGGGTCATGCCCGGCCGGATCTTGGGGCCCGTTCCCGGTTTGCCGAAGTTGGGCAGCTGTGGGTCCTCGTGGATCTCGCGCCCCACCCCGTGCCCCACGAACTCCCGCACCACCCCATACCCGCGGCTTTCCAGAAACGTCTGCACCGCATGGGCCACATCCCCTATGCGGTAGCCGGGCCTGAGGTACTTCATCCCCTCCCAAAAGGCGGCCTCGGTATCCTGGATGAGCCTTTCCGCCTCCGGGGAAACCTTGCCCACGGGAAAGGTGCGGGCCATGTCGGCGGCAAACCCCCCGTAGATGAGACCCACGTCCACGGAAAGGATATCCCCTTCCTTTAGGGGCTCCTCCGAGGGGATGCCGTGGACCACCACCTCGTTCACCGAGGTGCACAAGGTGGCGGGAAACCCGTAAAGGCCCAGGAAAGCCGGCTTGGCCTTGCGCTTTTTTATGGCCTCGTAGGCGATCCGGTCCAGCTCCTTGGTGGTGATGCCGGGCTCCACGTGCCGGCCCACCTCCTCCACCACCTCGGTGAGGAGGGCTCCCGCCTCCCGCATGCGCTCAATCTCCCATGGACTCTTCAGCTTGATGGCCATCAGATTCCCAGGGCTGCCCGGATGCGGGCGTAGACCTCATCGGGGGTACCCAGGCCGTCCACCCGCCTCAAGGCACCCGTTTTTTCATAGTACTGCACCAAGGGCTGGGTTTTCTCCCGGTAGACCCGGAGCCGGTGCCGGATGGTCTCCTCGTTGTCGTCCGAGCGCCCCTCGAGCTCCGCCCGCTTGAGCATGCGGGCCATGAGCTCCTCCTCCGGAACCTCCACCAGCACCACCCCAAGGAGCCGGGTTCCGGTGGCCTGGAGCAGGTGGTCCAGGGCCTCCGCCTGGGCCAGGGTGCGGGGAAAACCGTCAAAGATCACCCGCTCCGAAAGCTCCTCCCGGATTAGGGCCAGGATGAGGTCATCGGGAACCAGGTCCCCCCGGTCCATGATGGGCTTCACCTGTTGCCCCAAGGGTGTTCCCCGGGCCACGTGGTCCCGCAGGATGTCCCCGGTGGAGAGCTTCTTAAAGCCCAGCTCCTCCGCCATCCTGGCCGCCTGGGTGCCCTTTCCCGCCCCCGGCGGCCCCAAGAAGATCACCGCTTCCCCCATCTTCCCCCCTAACGCGTGCGGCCGCGGATGCGGCCCTTGGAAAGGAACCCTTCGTAGTTCCTCAGCATCAGCTGGCTCTCGATCTGCCTAAGGGTATCCAAGGCCACGCCCACCACGATGAGAAGACCGATGCCAGAAAAGGCGATGCTCTTCACCCCGGTGAGGTTTTGGATGATCTGCGGCAAGGCCGCCACCAGCCCCAGGAAAAGGGCCCCCCAGAGGGTCAGGCGGGAGACGATGTGCTCCAGGAACTTCACCGTGGGCTCGCCGGGACGGATACCCGGGATGAACCCCCCATACTCCCTGAGGCTTTCCGCAATCCGCTTGGGGTCAAACTGGACCGCGGTGTAGACGTAGGTGAAAAGGACGATGAGCACCACCTCGATGAGGAGGCCAGAGATGCGGATGGGGTTGAAGAAGTTGGCGATGGCCTGGAGGACCGGGTTGTCCTGGAAGGGGGCGGTGAGGAAGATGGGGATCTGCAGGATGGCGGCGGCGAAGACGATGGGGATGACGCCAGCGGCGTTCAGCTTGATGGGGATATAGGTGGCCTGCCCCCCATAGACCCTCCTGCCCACCACCTTCCTGGCGTACTGGACAGGGATGCGCCTTTCCGCCTGTTGCACCGCCGCCATCCCGGCAAAGGCCAAGACGATAAAGGCCAGGAAAAAGAGGAAGGCCACCAGGTTGACCTCCCCGGTGCGGATGAGACCCGCGGTGCGGAAAAGCTGCGGTAGCCAGTCCACCACGATCCCGGCAAAGATGATCATGCTGGTGCCGTTGCCGATGCCGTACTCGGTGATGCGCTCCGCCATCCACAAAAGGAGGGCGATGCCCGCCACCTGGGTGACCACCACCACCAGCCAGAAGAAGGGCCCAGGAGACCACCCCGGAAGGAGGAAGCGCCCACCCTCCGCCCCCAGGAAGGCGGTGGCCAGAAAGAAACCCTGGAAAGCCCCCAGAGCGATACCGCCGATGCGGGTGTACTGGTTGATGATGCGGCGGCCCTCTTCACCCTCCTTGGAAAGCTTCTCCAGGGCAGGAACCACATTGACCAAAAGCTGCATGATGATGGCGGCGGTGATGTAGGGCATGATTCCCAAAGCGAAGATGGAGAAGCGCTCAAAGTTACCGCCCGAAAAGAGGTTAATGATGCCGAAAACCCCTCCCTGGGTGGTGCGCAAAAACTCCTGGATCTTGTCCAGGTCCACCCCGGGGGTGGGGATAAAGGCCCCCAGGCGGTAAGCAGCCAACACCAGCAGGGTGAAGAGGATCCGCTGGCGCAGTTCGGGAATGGCCAGGGCGCTCCGGAAGGCCTTAAGCATCCTAAGCCTCCTTAGGCGTTTGCCCTTCGGGTAAAGGAGCCAGAAGGACGGCCTCGCCGCCTGCAGCCTTTAGCTTTTCCAGGGCGGTCTTGGAAAAGGCATGGGCCACCACCTTGAGGGGCTTAGCCTCCCCCTCCCCCAACACCTTAAGCCTGTAGCCCTTCTTCAGGATCCCGGCCTGGACCAACATCTCTGGGGTCACCTCCCCTTCGAAGCGGGCCAGGTCCCTCAGGTTCACCCCCTGGTACTTGGGCCGCTTGATCTCCCCGGGAACCTGGCCCTGCATGCCCCGCTTGGGCAGGCGCATCAGGGTGGTGGAACGCCCCCCCTCAAAGCGGCGCGGATCCTTGAGACCGCCGGAGCGGGACTTCTGCCCCTTGTGGCCCCGGGTGGCCGTCTTGCCGTGGCCGGAGCCAGGGCCCCGCCCCACCCGCTTCCGCCTCTTGTTGGCCCCAGGATTGGGTTTTAGCTCGGTAAGCTTCATTCCAGCACCTCCACCCGCACAAGGTGGGCCACCTTCTTGATGTTGCCCCGTATGGCGGGATGGTCCTCGAGGACCCTTTCCTTGTGGAGCTTGGTCAGCCCCAGGGCCTTCAAGGCCGCCTTCTGGTCCTTGGGATAGCCGATGGGGCTCTTCACCAGCTTAACCTTGAGCTTGGCCATCATTCCTCCCCGCCCTTCCGCAGGCGCTCCACATCCTGCTTGGTCCTAAGCTGCCTTAGGGCCTCCATGGTGGCGTAGGCGATGTTGATGGGGTTACGGCTCCCCAGCTCCTTGGTGAGGATATCCGTGATCCCGGCCAGCTCGAGGATGGCCCGGGGTACCGCCCCTGCAATCACCCCCGTACCGGGGGCGGCGGGCTTCAGGAGGATCTTGGAGGCCCCGTACTCCACCTCGATCTCGTGGGGGATGGTGCCGTTTTGGATGGGCACCTCCACCATGTTGCGACGGGCGTAGTACCCTGCCTTCTGCACCGCCAGGGGCACCTCCTTGGCCTTGCCCAGGCCCAGGCCCACCCGGCCCTGCCGGTCGCCCACCACCACCAAGGCCCCGAAGCGGAAGCGGCGGCCACCCTGGTAGGTCTTGGCGGTACGCCGCACCAGGATCATCTTCTCTTCAAAGTCGGTCTCGGGCATGCTTCCTCCTCGCTAAGCGACCTAGAACTCCAGGCCCCCTTCTCTGGCCCCTTCCGCCAGAGCCTTCACCCGGCCGTGGTACTTGTAGGGGCCGCGGTCAAAAGCCACCTTGGTGATCCCCAGGGCCTTGGCCTTCTCCGCCAAGGCCCGCCCCACCTGCCGGGCCACCTCGGTCTTGTTGCCCTTGAGCTTGAGCGCCAAGCTGGACTCGGCCACCAGGGTGTGGCCCTTCTCGTCGTCGATGATCTGGGCGTAGATGTGGTTAAGGCTCCGGAAGACGGAAAGGCGAAGCCTAGCGGAGCGCTTGACGCGGTTGCGCACCCGGAACTTGCGGCGTTCGTATGCGGTAAGCCGTGCCATGGTTCCCCCTACTTCTTGGCCCCGGCCTTGCCGGGCTTAAGGCGGACGGGCTCGCCCGCGTAGTAAATGCCCTTCTCGTGGTAGGCGCTGGGCTTCTTGATGGCGCGCAGGTTGGCGGCCACCTGGCCCACCTTCTGCTTGTCTATTCCGAGAACGCGGATCTTGGTGGGCTCGGGCACCTCAAAGGTGATCCCCTCCGGGGGCTCCACCACCACGGGGTGGCTAAAGCCCACGGTGAGCTCCACCGCCCGTCCCGCAAGCCGGGCCCGGTAGCCAATCCCCTTGATGAGGAGCTCCTTCACGTACCCCTCGGAAACCCCTTTGACGGCGTTGGCGATGAGGGTCCGGGTGAGGCCGTGGAGGCTCTTGTGGCGGCGCTCATCCGAGGGCCTTTCCACCCGCACCACCCCCTCCTCCACCACCACCCGCATCTCCGGGGAGATGGCCACGGAAAGCTCGCCCTTGGGGCCTTTGACCTTGACGAGCCCCGGGGTGACCTCGAGGGTGACCCCCTTGGGCAAGGGAATGGGAAGCCGGCCAATCCTAGACATCACCACACCTCGCAGATAAGCTCCCCGCCCACGCCCAGACGCCGGGCCTCCCGGTCGGTAAGGACGCCCTTAGGCGTGGACAGGATGGCAATCCCCAGGCCGCGGCGCACCCGGGGAATCTCCTTGACCCCCACGTACACCCGTCGCCCAGGTCGGCTGATGCGACGGATGTGGTTGATGACCTGTTCGGGCCGGGGGTCCAGCCCCTGGCGCCTCGGCCCATACTTGAGGTAGATGCGCAAGACGGGCTTGCCATCCACCTCCACCCGCTCGTACCCCTTGATGAAGCCCTCCCGCGCCAGGATCTTGAGGATCTCCTCCTTAAAGCGGGAGGCGGGCACCTCGGTGCTCTCCTTGTAGACCCGGGTGGCGTTGCGAATCCGGGTCAGCATGTCGGCAATGGGGTCCGTCAACATTTCCTCTCTCCTTTTACCTCACTCCTGGACCATGCGGTCTCGAGGGAACCCCCTCGACCGGCCACGGCCTACCAGCTGGCCTTCTTCACCCCGGGAAGCTGCCCCTTGTGGGCCAGCTCCCTAAGGCAGATCCGGCAGAGCCCGAAGTAGCGGTACACGCTCCTGGCCCTCCCACAGCGCACGCAACGGGTGTAGGCCCGCACCTTGAACTTGGGGGTACGCTTGGCCTTTTCGATCAACGCCTTTCTCGCCATGCTCGCCTCACTTGCGGAAGGGGAAGCCCAGAAGCTCCAAAAGGGCCCTGGCCTCCTCGTCGGTCCGGGCAGTGGTGACCACCGCGATGTCCATGCCCCTAAGGGCATCCACCATGTCGTAGGTGATCTCGGGGAAGATGAGCTGCTCCCTAAGGCCCAGGTTGTAGTTGCCACGGCCGTCAAAGCTACCCGGGTTCACCCCGCGGAAGTCGCGGATGCGGGGAAGGGCCACGGAAAGCAACTTCTCCAGGAAGATCCACATCCTGTCCCCGCGCAGGGTAACCCTAAGGCCAATGGGCATCCCCTTGCGGAGCTTGAAGTTAGAGATGGACTTCTTGGCCCGGGTTACGGCCGGCTTCTGGCCGGTGATGAGGGCAAGCTCCTGGGAAGCCTTTTCCAGGATGCGGGCATCCTCCTTGGCCTCCCCCAGCCCCTGGTTGATCACCACCTTCTCCAGCCTGGGCACCTCCCAGATGTTCTGGTAGCCGAAGCGGCGGATGAGCTCGGGCCGCACCTCCTCGTAGTACTTCCTCTTAAGCACAACCTCTAGCGGCATCTTATCCCTCCACGTCCAAAGCCCCGCCACACTTGGCGCACACCCGGATCTTCCGGCCATCCTCCAGA
Proteins encoded:
- the rplE gene encoding 50S ribosomal protein L5 — encoded protein: MPLEVVLKRKYYEEVRPELIRRFGYQNIWEVPRLEKVVINQGLGEAKEDARILEKASQELALITGQKPAVTRAKKSISNFKLRKGMPIGLRVTLRGDRMWIFLEKLLSVALPRIRDFRGVNPGSFDGRGNYNLGLREQLIFPEITYDMVDALRGMDIAVVTTARTDEEARALLELLGFPFRK